The Polypterus senegalus isolate Bchr_013 chromosome 1, ASM1683550v1, whole genome shotgun sequence genome includes a window with the following:
- the LOC120531005 gene encoding E3 ubiquitin-protein ligase rnf152 has translation MAGANTSTVEAAEAAPYEEYECKICYNYFDLDRRAPKILECLHTFCEECLTTLHHREERPWRIGCPICRHRTPVPEYRIHNLPNNTKVTEAFPSYIEADPLPQDPPHPRHPASPALPEEASAATPAHISGGGGNNSTGGGGGGGSGNSSSRAHSTRYESCQNCKRAALTAACVCVIFSFLSMIVLLFTGLIFVHNYNNPPSPVGPVCLSVASILAMFSVVVTWVICWLKYRPDGGRASANRRGT, from the coding sequence ATGGCAGGGGCGAACACCAGCACTGTGGAAGCTGCGGAAGCAGCCCCTTACGAGGAATACGAATGCAAGATCTGCTACAATTACTTTGACCTGGATCGCCGCGCTCCAAAGATCCTGGAGTGTCTGCACACCTTCTGCGAGGAGTGCCTGACCACCCTGCACCACCGGGAGGAGCGGCCATGGCGCATCGGCTGTCCGATCTGCCGACACCGAACCCCCGTTCCAGAGTACCGGATCCACAATCTGCCCAACAACACCAAGGTGACTGAGGCTTTCCCTTCGTACATAGAAGCGGATCCATTACCCCAAGACCCTCCCCACCCGCGCCACCCGGCTTCCCCAGCGTTGCCAGAGGAGGCGTCGGCGGCCACCCCAGCGCACATCAGCGGGGGAGGTGGCAACAACAGTACTGGAGGAGGTGGTGGCGGTGGCAGCGGCAACAGTAGCAGCAGGGCACATTCGACGCGCTACGAGAGCTGCCAGAACTGCAAGCGAGCCGCTCTCACAGCGGCCTGCGTCTGCGTCATTTTCTCCTTCCTCTCCATGATCGTGTTGCTCTTCACGGGCCTGATCTTTGTGCACAACTACAACAACCCCCCCTCACCCGTGGGACCTGTCTGCTTGTCTGTGGCCAGCATTTTAGCCATGTTTTCTGTGGTTGTCACGTGGGTCATTTGCTGGCTCAAGTACCGACCGGACGGCGGCAGAGCGTCCGCAAACAGGAGGGGCACTTGA